From Sulfuracidifex tepidarius, one genomic window encodes:
- a CDS encoding NfeD family protein, with translation MAHPAVIPVIIILVLVIVLVLTGYIFDPIVSLPSLFIIGYLSYRMVYVILKTRHRDIYTYIGKIGEVERDITPGHTGFVRVEGEIWEAISDENIHKGESVVVLERRGLKLVVKRADTFEGNKTRQAN, from the coding sequence ATGGCACACCCTGCTGTAATTCCCGTAATAATTATTCTTGTTCTAGTCATCGTCCTAGTCTTGACTGGATATATATTTGATCCTATAGTTTCCCTGCCCAGTTTATTTATAATAGGCTATCTGAGCTACAGAATGGTTTACGTGATCCTGAAGACCAGACACCGTGATATTTACACATATATAGGAAAGATCGGGGAAGTGGAAAGAGATATAACTCCTGGTCACACGGGCTTCGTGAGAGTTGAAGGAGAAATCTGGGAAGCAATAAGTGATGAGAACATTCATAAAGGAGAATCAGTAGTAGTCCTAGAAAGACGGGGGTTGAAGTTAGTGGTGAAAAGGGCTGACACATTTGAAGGAAATAAGACTAGACAAGCTAATTAG
- a CDS encoding 4a-hydroxytetrahydrobiopterin dehydratase codes for MAKLSEQEIKEMVRQLPEGWEVRDQKLRKEFIFNDFKGSVDFLKRIQPVADSMNHHPDVCIYYSKVIIELTTHDEGGITKMDFDLAMKIDSLSKVS; via the coding sequence ATGGCAAAACTATCCGAACAAGAAATAAAGGAAATGGTAAGGCAACTCCCAGAGGGATGGGAGGTAAGAGATCAGAAATTAAGAAAGGAGTTCATTTTCAACGACTTTAAGGGGTCAGTGGATTTTTTAAAGAGAATACAGCCTGTTGCAGACTCCATGAACCATCACCCGGACGTCTGTATTTACTACAGTAAAGTGATAATAGAGCTAACAACACACGATGAAGGTGGGATCACTAAGATGGACTTCGATCTAGCCATGAAGATTGATTCCCTTAGTAAGGTGTCATAA
- a CDS encoding DNA double-strand break repair nuclease NurA, whose translation MKNDDLVKRITDLAERNMKEREKVNTLIEIAFEDIRDGNLDLEFREVKERSTPHNACAIDGSRYIVPLRDSVFVIARAVAVRGEDKEGEKDIPPQIEEEFKIASNYYDENVIGNKSILLMLYLETTLLNKCEGSDVIMIDGPLIDPPTYYEDPHVDDFPDLSDYVKFRADVLMQKKRNSAIIGISKRFSQRFLINYLMNRGLKQISKATENFIVSMLFLKYRKYKNMYDSSLYLGPIRWEDSLRDRRVNELDSLEVAYSAYKRYFQDELEITSFYYQRDLASPIGRIDVLSKKGEDPEKDLTFVDRWALPGLREITIINKLADDLSNVSRNESERLISLYNMIISKELLDDEFLLKRISK comes from the coding sequence ATGAAGAACGACGACTTAGTGAAAAGGATTACGGACTTAGCTGAAAGGAACATGAAAGAGAGGGAAAAAGTGAACACTCTCATTGAAATAGCATTTGAAGACATCAGGGACGGTAACTTAGACCTTGAGTTCAGGGAGGTCAAGGAGAGATCTACTCCCCACAATGCGTGCGCAATAGACGGTAGCAGATACATAGTTCCATTACGAGATAGCGTCTTCGTGATAGCCAGGGCAGTTGCTGTCAGGGGCGAAGACAAGGAAGGAGAGAAAGACATACCCCCACAAATAGAGGAGGAGTTCAAGATAGCAAGCAATTACTATGACGAAAACGTCATAGGGAATAAGTCAATATTGTTGATGCTTTATCTAGAGACTACGCTCCTGAACAAATGCGAAGGCTCGGACGTGATAATGATAGACGGGCCCCTTATAGATCCACCTACGTACTACGAAGATCCTCACGTGGACGACTTTCCAGACCTTTCAGATTATGTAAAGTTCAGAGCGGACGTTTTAATGCAAAAAAAGAGAAACTCTGCAATAATTGGAATATCTAAGAGGTTTTCACAGAGGTTCTTAATAAATTACCTCATGAACAGAGGTTTGAAACAAATCTCTAAGGCAACAGAAAATTTCATAGTGTCAATGTTATTTTTAAAATATCGCAAGTACAAAAATATGTATGATTCTTCACTATATCTAGGACCTATAAGATGGGAGGATTCCTTAAGGGACAGGAGAGTGAATGAGTTAGACTCACTGGAAGTGGCGTACAGTGCTTATAAGAGGTACTTCCAAGACGAGCTGGAAATTACCTCGTTCTATTACCAAAGAGATTTAGCTTCTCCTATAGGGAGGATTGATGTCCTCTCAAAAAAGGGAGAGGATCCTGAAAAAGATTTAACTTTTGTGGACAGATGGGCTCTGCCTGGGCTCAGGGAAATAACTATAATAAATAAACTTGCAGACGACCTATCTAACGTTTCCAGGAACGAGAGTGAAAGGCTTATCTCACTATATAATATGATTATCAGTAAAGAGTTATTGGATGATGAGTTTTTACTTAAGCGAATTTCTAAATAG
- a CDS encoding MFS transporter, whose product MNRSAKSSLYLIAIVILATISARSVNNMISTTVPLLSRYQLLFTNSEVGALSALGFVTTFISTSFVNPFLSSSRRRKLFITSAGIAIPLLIAFYLSNSIIIWINAVIFGFIYGIILPNLITIASLGEDRRSSERLLNIYSMSLSLSLVIGPVLETLLLTRFTYRDIFILFLPLSVPLFLLSWKFHFPEPVKTEKKSSVFKNEGLISAILAITTYNVPFGIITTFFAIYAKEVFDVPRALAYSIFIPFYLVSFTTRLIMSIRPFEVLRRPLAVSILLTAIGLTVVGLAPSFYVMVLGMLILGIPHGSVFPMTTVMISRATSPGERNAANSYFIAYNNVLFTVLPPIYGVLVSFLYFRIPILLLLVPTAISAIVLYKKFWKSRVMTPY is encoded by the coding sequence ATGAACAGGAGCGCTAAATCTTCTCTATACTTAATAGCTATTGTAATTCTAGCTACGATATCGGCTAGATCAGTAAATAACATGATCTCCACTACGGTACCTTTACTGTCAAGATATCAACTTTTGTTCACTAACAGCGAAGTAGGGGCACTTTCGGCCCTAGGATTCGTCACGACGTTTATTTCTACATCATTCGTCAACCCTTTCCTCAGTTCCTCCAGAAGGAGGAAACTATTCATAACCTCGGCAGGGATTGCGATTCCTCTCCTAATAGCTTTCTATTTATCCAACTCAATTATTATCTGGATAAATGCCGTTATATTTGGATTTATTTACGGGATTATCCTTCCTAATTTAATAACAATAGCTTCACTCGGAGAGGACAGAAGGTCGTCGGAGAGGTTACTTAATATTTACTCCATGAGCTTAAGCCTAAGCTTGGTAATAGGGCCGGTACTCGAAACTTTACTTCTGACGAGATTTACATATAGAGACATCTTTATCCTATTCTTGCCTCTCTCTGTTCCTCTCTTTCTGCTATCATGGAAATTCCACTTCCCTGAACCGGTAAAAACCGAAAAGAAATCTTCCGTATTTAAAAATGAAGGTCTGATTTCTGCTATCCTAGCTATAACCACGTATAACGTGCCGTTTGGAATAATAACAACCTTCTTTGCAATATATGCTAAAGAGGTATTTGACGTACCGAGGGCTTTGGCTTACTCTATATTCATACCGTTCTACTTGGTTTCATTTACTACAAGACTGATAATGTCTATAAGACCATTCGAGGTTTTGAGAAGACCTTTAGCGGTTAGCATACTCCTTACTGCAATAGGACTTACTGTAGTTGGACTCGCTCCGTCTTTCTATGTAATGGTACTGGGTATGTTGATCCTGGGGATTCCTCACGGTTCAGTATTTCCAATGACCACTGTAATGATATCAAGAGCCACATCACCTGGAGAGAGGAACGCAGCAAATTCCTACTTTATAGCTTACAATAACGTGCTGTTCACTGTTTTACCTCCTATTTACGGAGTGCTAGTCTCATTCCTCTACTTCAGGATACCAATACTGCTACTTCTCGTCCCCACTGCAATATCTGCTATTGTTTTATACAAGAAGTTTTGGAAGAGCAGAGTTATGACACCTTACTAA
- a CDS encoding Cdc6/Cdc18 family protein, giving the protein MVVIREALKGGKGEVIKDPKVFIEPLTVFTDIPFREDILRDTAIAVRYFVKNNVKFSTLFLGLTGTGKTFVTKYMYNEIEEVSKEDPEYKDVRQVYVNCREVGGTPQAVLSVITERVTSGIVPRHGINLGEYMEKIKNSMRTWRALIYLDEVDTLVKRRGGDIVLYQLLRSDANISVIMISNDINVRDYMEPRVLSSLGPSVIFKPYDAEQLKFILSKYAEYGLHIGTYNDEILAYIAAISAKEHGDARKAVNLLFRAAQLALGTGFIRKEHVDRAIVEYEQERLLEAVKALPFHYKLALRSVIETEDVMTAHKIYTDMCMKLKQRPLSYRRFSDIISELDMFGIIKIKILNRGRAGGVKKYVEVEDKEKVMRALNETFEYEDDVSPDDLGES; this is encoded by the coding sequence ATAGTCGTGATCAGAGAAGCGCTGAAAGGTGGCAAAGGAGAGGTAATAAAGGATCCTAAGGTCTTTATAGAGCCTCTCACCGTATTCACTGACATCCCTTTTAGGGAAGATATACTGAGAGACACTGCGATAGCTGTTAGGTACTTTGTTAAGAATAACGTGAAATTTTCTACTCTTTTCCTGGGGCTTACGGGTACAGGGAAGACTTTCGTTACTAAGTACATGTATAATGAAATAGAGGAAGTAAGTAAAGAAGATCCAGAATATAAGGACGTGAGACAAGTATACGTTAATTGCAGAGAAGTGGGAGGTACTCCTCAGGCGGTTCTCTCGGTAATAACCGAGAGGGTAACGAGTGGGATAGTTCCCAGACACGGGATAAATCTGGGGGAATACATGGAGAAAATTAAGAACAGTATGAGGACATGGAGAGCATTGATCTATCTGGACGAAGTGGACACTCTCGTAAAGAGGCGAGGAGGTGATATAGTCCTTTATCAGCTACTTAGATCAGATGCAAATATTTCAGTAATAATGATAAGTAATGATATAAATGTTAGAGACTATATGGAGCCTAGGGTATTGTCTTCCCTAGGTCCTTCAGTTATTTTCAAACCTTATGACGCTGAGCAACTTAAGTTCATTCTTTCAAAATATGCTGAATATGGTCTACACATCGGTACTTATAATGATGAAATTCTAGCTTACATTGCAGCCATATCTGCAAAGGAGCACGGAGATGCTAGAAAAGCTGTAAATTTGCTTTTTAGAGCTGCCCAATTAGCTCTGGGAACTGGCTTCATAAGGAAAGAGCACGTAGATAGGGCCATCGTGGAATACGAGCAAGAGAGGCTTTTAGAGGCTGTGAAAGCTCTTCCGTTCCACTATAAATTAGCGCTTAGGTCCGTGATCGAAACTGAAGACGTAATGACAGCGCATAAAATTTATACTGACATGTGCATGAAACTGAAACAAAGACCTCTTTCTTACAGAAGGTTCTCAGATATAATCTCTGAGCTCGATATGTTTGGAATCATCAAGATAAAAATATTGAATAGAGGACGTGCTGGAGGAGTCAAGAAATATGTAGAAGTGGAAGATAAGGAAAAAGTTATGAGGGCTCTGAATGAAACCTTTGAATATGAGGACGACGTGAGCCCAGATGATTTGGGAGAAAGTTAA
- the sor gene encoding sulfur oxygenase/reductase, giving the protein MPKPYVAINQVIVKNEPKTFEMFQSVGPKVCMTTARHKGFVGFQNHIEIGVVPMGTRYGAAKMDMLKENTTMGLFQYTMWKDWKDHEEMHKQNWSSLFRLCYSCMSQVVWGPWEPLYEVTMADMPLNTEMTDFTVMVGQKFASGDALSLPPISQPYGKRVVTYGEHVVKEGMEKEFEETLGKLLPMFKRAPGFLGYMVLKEIGASALGSLQLSAKSWHQMLESANGMDVPDPNGNFAPEQARNKPQRYVVHMEWSSTDAAMFGLGRVFLSPEYREIHDQIVDTLVYGPYIRVLNPVMEGSFWREYLNEVNLQKATW; this is encoded by the coding sequence ATGCCAAAACCGTATGTAGCTATAAACCAAGTTATAGTAAAGAACGAACCAAAAACTTTTGAAATGTTTCAGAGCGTAGGACCAAAAGTATGCATGACCACAGCGAGGCATAAGGGATTCGTTGGATTCCAGAACCATATAGAGATCGGAGTAGTTCCTATGGGAACTAGGTACGGAGCAGCTAAGATGGATATGTTAAAAGAGAACACGACAATGGGGTTATTCCAATATACAATGTGGAAGGACTGGAAGGATCATGAGGAGATGCACAAACAGAATTGGAGCTCTTTATTCAGACTCTGCTACTCCTGTATGTCACAAGTCGTATGGGGACCTTGGGAGCCTCTCTACGAGGTAACTATGGCAGATATGCCTCTTAACACTGAGATGACAGACTTCACTGTAATGGTAGGACAGAAGTTCGCGTCTGGAGACGCTTTATCTCTTCCGCCGATCTCACAGCCTTACGGGAAGAGAGTTGTAACTTACGGCGAGCACGTAGTCAAAGAAGGAATGGAGAAAGAATTTGAGGAGACACTAGGAAAGCTTCTACCCATGTTCAAGAGGGCACCTGGATTCCTAGGCTATATGGTACTTAAAGAGATAGGAGCTTCAGCATTGGGTAGCCTTCAGTTGTCAGCCAAGTCATGGCACCAGATGTTGGAGAGTGCTAACGGAATGGACGTACCAGACCCCAACGGGAACTTTGCTCCTGAACAAGCAAGGAACAAGCCTCAGAGATACGTAGTTCACATGGAATGGAGCAGCACTGACGCAGCAATGTTTGGATTAGGAAGGGTATTCCTCTCACCAGAGTACAGGGAAATCCATGATCAAATAGTGGATACGCTCGTATACGGACCATACATAAGAGTGTTGAATCCAGTAATGGAAGGAAGCTTCTGGAGAGAATACCTTAACGAAGTAAATCTACAGAAGGCTACTTGGTAA
- a CDS encoding thermopsin family protease, which produces MLSNRAIALFIITLLFIPLSSAFMVHSQVGASFPMGISTFPLTGVHYTNQVEGIINISSLSIGQSFFSNGQPFQTGNASLQLNSMVDGLFWAQDVALICQESPNTFGIRMVVNFWNLTGPFTIKVNNGTVTSFQGLGVICYLGPNITVKTPFELGLFMTENSSGISFSFSYNGHNRTYYFVPVTGSFQIGGYSKLNLPNDLEFVWGGPGGGSIVPLSMNSSAAILYEQGGKMVLPRETYSIGFDTGESAEGVSVNADLSSVFSPKVNEVSGTDDPKVLWPVPPSISISQKNSTVNVSVSIDGKVIPNQKVEIESGFPLSPIAESVTDSHGIAVFRNISSSLFVVYYPGNFTLSYSYALSSPVLNSVYSSLQSYYHKLLNFLQSEEYSFKKGLTSFFNNGKYVSPPTTVNYLLLEYIAAISLGVIISALLVKLKT; this is translated from the coding sequence ATGCTCTCGAATAGAGCTATAGCATTATTTATTATAACTCTACTATTTATTCCTTTGTCGTCAGCCTTTATGGTCCACTCTCAAGTTGGTGCCAGCTTTCCTATGGGAATATCTACTTTTCCATTGACCGGCGTACACTACACGAATCAAGTTGAGGGTATCATAAACATTTCTTCTCTCAGCATTGGTCAGTCTTTCTTCTCTAATGGTCAACCATTTCAAACTGGGAATGCCTCGCTTCAGCTTAACTCTATGGTTGATGGACTTTTCTGGGCTCAAGATGTAGCCCTAATTTGTCAAGAAAGCCCGAACACTTTCGGGATAAGAATGGTAGTTAACTTTTGGAACTTAACAGGACCATTTACAATAAAGGTAAATAACGGTACCGTAACCTCCTTCCAAGGATTGGGTGTGATATGTTATTTAGGTCCTAATATAACTGTCAAAACTCCATTTGAGCTTGGTCTGTTCATGACTGAAAATAGCTCTGGAATAAGCTTTAGTTTTTCGTACAACGGACATAATAGAACTTACTATTTCGTTCCTGTTACTGGTTCATTTCAAATAGGAGGTTATTCGAAGTTAAATTTGCCAAACGATCTTGAGTTTGTGTGGGGAGGACCGGGCGGGGGTAGTATCGTACCTCTTTCAATGAACTCAAGCGCGGCGATTCTTTATGAGCAAGGAGGGAAGATGGTGTTGCCAAGAGAAACTTACTCTATTGGTTTCGACACCGGAGAGTCGGCTGAAGGAGTGAGCGTAAACGCTGACCTATCAAGCGTCTTTTCACCTAAGGTAAATGAGGTTTCCGGCACGGATGATCCTAAGGTGTTGTGGCCGGTTCCACCATCAATTTCAATATCCCAGAAGAACAGTACTGTAAACGTTTCTGTTTCCATTGATGGTAAAGTAATTCCGAATCAAAAAGTCGAGATAGAAAGTGGCTTTCCACTTTCTCCCATAGCAGAATCTGTAACAGACAGTCATGGGATTGCTGTTTTTAGAAATATAAGTTCCTCATTGTTTGTGGTGTACTATCCAGGGAATTTTACGCTTTCATATAGCTATGCCTTGTCCTCGCCGGTTCTCAATAGCGTATACTCATCCCTCCAGTCTTATTATCACAAACTCTTGAATTTTCTGCAATCAGAGGAGTATTCCTTCAAGAAAGGTCTAACTTCCTTCTTTAATAACGGGAAGTATGTAAGCCCTCCAACTACGGTAAATTACCTTCTTTTAGAATATATTGCAGCAATATCACTTGGTGTGATAATTTCAGCTCTTTTAGTAAAGCTTAAAACTTAA
- a CDS encoding DUF342 domain-containing protein: MIWEKVKELEEKLDQLNKQIREIEEELESLPSGHIDSKKVKGKQYYYLRYWEEGKLKSKYLGKDPSEERAKLDKALKLRQQLTSLKEEKVRIERVMQKIQSALFSIVF; this comes from the coding sequence ATGATTTGGGAGAAAGTTAAGGAATTGGAGGAAAAGTTAGATCAGCTCAATAAGCAGATAAGAGAAATAGAAGAGGAGTTAGAGTCTTTGCCAAGTGGTCATATAGATTCTAAGAAGGTCAAAGGTAAGCAATATTATTATCTTAGGTATTGGGAAGAAGGGAAATTAAAAAGTAAGTATTTAGGTAAGGATCCATCCGAAGAGAGGGCTAAGCTGGACAAAGCTCTAAAGCTTAGACAGCAGTTGACGTCCTTAAAGGAAGAGAAAGTGAGAATAGAAAGAGTTATGCAGAAAATTCAGTCTGCATTATTTTCTATAGTATTTTAG
- a CDS encoding tetratricopeptide repeat protein, which produces MDSIQEAKLQLKQGNLNYAYKIIKDELERHASKEAYEILGDVLMEMGDFEGALDAYQNSGIKLKMGKALVALGLYKDALSSLNGIEGKEARKLRAFCLFKLEKYEEALSEISDVDDSDDPLLYKVKGIAEFKLGNFSDALKDLSRALMLYHDDADIYYYKALVEEQLGESSRAEKDIDIAISLNPYYAGTYLAKGRLIESRGKIDDAISFYGKAIFLSPSMREAYVRRAKAYMKLGKEEQALSDIKKVNELEEKENNSSNKDKDSDHN; this is translated from the coding sequence ATGGATAGTATCCAGGAAGCTAAGCTTCAACTTAAACAAGGAAACTTGAATTATGCATACAAGATTATCAAGGACGAGCTAGAGAGACACGCATCAAAAGAGGCTTACGAAATTTTAGGTGATGTCTTGATGGAGATGGGTGACTTTGAAGGAGCGTTAGACGCATATCAAAACTCTGGAATCAAGTTAAAGATGGGAAAAGCTTTGGTAGCACTTGGTCTTTATAAGGATGCTTTGTCGTCTTTGAACGGAATTGAAGGTAAGGAAGCCCGTAAGTTAAGAGCGTTTTGTTTGTTTAAACTGGAGAAATATGAAGAAGCTCTGTCTGAGATCAGTGACGTCGATGACTCAGACGATCCTTTACTCTACAAGGTGAAGGGAATCGCTGAGTTTAAGTTAGGAAACTTCTCCGACGCGCTAAAGGATCTCTCTAGAGCATTGATGCTTTACCACGATGATGCTGACATTTACTATTATAAAGCTCTTGTGGAAGAGCAACTCGGAGAGAGCAGTAGAGCCGAAAAAGATATCGATATAGCAATAAGTCTTAATCCCTATTACGCTGGGACATACTTAGCAAAAGGAAGGCTGATAGAGTCTAGAGGTAAAATAGACGACGCGATATCATTCTATGGTAAAGCCATATTTCTAAGTCCTTCAATGAGGGAAGCTTACGTCAGAAGAGCTAAGGCTTACATGAAGCTAGGGAAGGAAGAGCAGGCTTTATCTGACATTAAGAAAGTAAACGAGTTAGAAGAAAAAGAAAATAATAGTAGCAACAAAGATAAGGACAGTGATCACAATTAG
- a CDS encoding gamma-glutamylcyclotransferase yields the protein MFLFVYGTFRYGFELHHFLKDSRFVGLGHIEGYNMYDLGSYPGIVKGENSIWGEVYEVDEKLIKEFDIIEGYMGREDDLYVRETTTVFFDERRRFRLNDVYFYRYNMDINCRDLIESGNYSMWAGMPEIVNYFSYAENTNTKVIQGRGVNKILDEFPAVLNGYKMIFSVPCKYGFCANLVEDPEGKIYGYNVKTFLHELNSLDRAEQHMLKYKREIFEIRDMKGKLYYAMAYISDMKEEKNPSKEYIEIIKEGLKRGFGDGKISTGIEKYL from the coding sequence ATGTTCCTTTTCGTATATGGAACCTTTAGATATGGTTTCGAACTTCACCATTTTCTAAAAGATTCTAGATTCGTTGGACTAGGTCACATAGAAGGTTATAACATGTACGATCTTGGAAGTTACCCGGGGATAGTGAAAGGAGAAAATTCTATTTGGGGAGAAGTTTATGAGGTAGATGAAAAACTCATAAAGGAATTCGATATAATCGAGGGCTACATGGGTAGGGAAGACGATTTATACGTCAGAGAAACGACTACAGTGTTCTTCGACGAGAGAAGGAGGTTCAGACTAAATGACGTATATTTCTACAGATACAACATGGACATAAACTGTAGAGACCTAATCGAATCAGGAAACTATTCCATGTGGGCTGGGATGCCTGAAATCGTGAACTACTTCTCGTACGCTGAGAACACTAACACGAAGGTAATTCAAGGTAGAGGTGTAAACAAGATCTTAGACGAATTCCCTGCGGTGTTGAATGGGTACAAGATGATCTTTAGCGTGCCTTGTAAATACGGCTTTTGTGCTAATTTAGTGGAAGACCCTGAAGGAAAAATATACGGTTACAACGTAAAGACCTTCCTTCATGAGTTAAATTCTTTAGACAGAGCAGAACAACATATGCTTAAATATAAACGAGAAATATTCGAAATCAGAGACATGAAAGGGAAACTATACTATGCAATGGCTTACATCTCTGATATGAAAGAGGAGAAAAACCCATCTAAAGAATATATAGAGATCATAAAGGAAGGACTTAAAAGAGGATTTGGAGACGGAAAAATAAGCACTGGAATAGAGAAATATTTATGA
- a CDS encoding slipin family protein — MASGLPATDIIGLVFLLIVILVFVGLSFRVVKEWEKAVVLRLGRLLGLKGPGIIFLIPFVDKPIIVDLRINSVDVPSQSIITRDNVSVAIDAVVYYKVVDAQKAVTTVFNYNVAVLNLAQTSLRDIAGQMELDEILTKRESINLKLQEILDTITEGWGIKVTQVTIRDIRISQDLLSAIAKQAEAERLRRSRIIISEGEKQASTILADASKSYSSNPVAMQLRFLETLSDVSQRGSLIVVVPAGSEIYPTLGTALSAYELKKGGNGLAGQTDMNQRK; from the coding sequence ATGGCAAGTGGATTACCGGCTACAGATATAATAGGATTGGTTTTCCTGTTAATTGTAATACTAGTATTCGTAGGCCTGTCATTCAGAGTAGTCAAAGAATGGGAGAAAGCTGTTGTATTGAGGTTAGGAAGGCTTCTTGGACTGAAAGGGCCAGGGATAATTTTCTTAATTCCATTTGTAGATAAACCAATTATAGTAGATTTACGCATAAATAGTGTAGATGTTCCCTCTCAGTCTATAATAACTAGAGATAACGTAAGCGTTGCGATAGACGCTGTAGTTTACTATAAGGTTGTAGATGCTCAAAAGGCTGTTACAACAGTGTTCAACTATAATGTCGCTGTTCTAAATTTAGCTCAAACGTCACTGAGAGATATAGCAGGTCAGATGGAGCTAGATGAGATATTAACCAAGAGGGAGAGCATTAACCTGAAGTTACAGGAGATACTTGATACGATTACGGAAGGATGGGGAATAAAGGTCACTCAAGTTACAATAAGGGATATAAGAATCTCACAGGATCTGCTTTCTGCCATTGCTAAGCAAGCAGAGGCGGAAAGGCTTAGACGTTCTAGAATAATAATAAGTGAAGGAGAGAAACAAGCTTCAACAATACTTGCAGACGCTTCTAAGTCATATAGTTCTAATCCCGTTGCAATGCAATTAAGGTTCTTAGAAACTCTATCTGATGTCTCTCAGCGTGGATCCCTTATAGTGGTAGTTCCAGCTGGAAGCGAAATATATCCAACTCTAGGTACAGCGCTTTCGGCTTATGAATTGAAAAAGGGAGGAAATGGACTAGCGGGACAAACTGATATGAATCAGAGGAAATAA
- a CDS encoding mechanosensitive ion channel family protein has product MFYTSISSALNGLATSIINAIPSIIEFIIIILIGYIVANIVAYSIKVFLGRLPQQTHITMSIDLVAGAVKALIIIIALSIGLQVLNLAAASFYVQYIADYLPKLAGAILLLTLGITLVNILIDYIKGQVGNVSDEFTGAIFNILRFGFYGIIITLALILAIFSVIPGVNPYIFYSLIIGSIIIYAGFTIIDKVLQGLPTSQEFAFLPIYGKFILYIAVLLIGIAIIVQPFANVTGIINTIAWGIAIAFAIALIPIVAFVTKKFLAEIK; this is encoded by the coding sequence ATGTTCTACACGTCCATATCTTCTGCGCTAAACGGGCTAGCCACTAGCATAATAAATGCCATACCGTCGATAATTGAGTTCATCATTATAATATTAATAGGATACATAGTAGCTAATATCGTAGCGTACTCAATAAAAGTTTTCCTAGGAAGACTACCTCAACAGACCCATATAACTATGAGTATTGACTTAGTAGCTGGTGCTGTAAAAGCTCTTATCATTATTATTGCGTTGTCGATTGGTCTTCAGGTCCTCAATCTTGCAGCGGCATCTTTCTATGTTCAGTACATAGCAGATTACTTGCCTAAGTTAGCTGGAGCTATACTGCTCTTAACCCTTGGAATAACGTTAGTGAACATCTTAATTGACTACATAAAAGGTCAAGTAGGAAACGTATCAGACGAATTCACTGGTGCCATCTTCAATATACTAAGGTTTGGCTTCTATGGTATAATCATCACCCTGGCTCTGATCTTAGCTATATTCAGCGTAATACCAGGAGTTAACCCGTATATTTTCTATAGCTTGATTATTGGTTCTATTATAATTTACGCTGGCTTCACGATAATAGACAAAGTACTGCAAGGTCTCCCAACGAGTCAGGAGTTCGCATTCCTCCCGATATACGGAAAGTTCATTCTCTACATAGCTGTCCTCCTAATAGGTATCGCAATTATAGTTCAGCCTTTCGCCAACGTGACTGGAATTATCAACACGATAGCATGGGGAATCGCGATAGCATTTGCAATAGCTCTCATTCCAATAGTAGCCTTCGTAACAAAGAAATTCTTGGCAGAAATAAAGTGA